A window of Pseudomonas monteilii contains these coding sequences:
- a CDS encoding hybrid sensor histidine kinase/response regulator — MADRIANHVWTESPLGPLEYWPDTLKTTLALCLASRFPQAVLWGPNLLTFHNDAFATILGDKPSALGRPFSLVWEEAWNDIGDMARRTLQGEAFYIEDFPLTIDRSGSPERAYFTFCYSPIRDHEGQVVGLLDTVTETTATVLANQRLHFLDTLGRAVASATDPALIMAITTRMLGEHLNLSSCGYGMVDPDQDSFSIDGDWVADDAPRLVGRYHLSHFGSLAMSRLQAGAPLVINAPDELPPADYVSYQQIGVCASVCMPLFKDGRLIALMAVNDRLPRRWSVYEQALIREVTERCWAHIQRVQSFAEARAAATALATLNATLEQRVGERTAQLQHAEAALRQSQKLEAIGQLTGGVAHDFNNLLTIIRSSIHFLQRPDLDEVRRTRYIKTMADSVDRGAKLTGQLLAFARRQALVPETFAAAPRLAAIADMLDTATGARLHVELELPETPCHIHADLAQLETAIVNLVLNARDAMGGEGVLRLCLHPDQAIPSVQGQPSLPGHFAAISVIDTGTGIAPELLERIFDPFFTTKASGQGTGLGLSQVFGFAKQSGGEVQVFSEPGQHTTFTVYLPQVAQPEPPAQVPHEAVQPAARHATRPHVLVVEDNVDIGSFAEQILQDHGYQVSWARNGEAALERLADHATDVSVVFSDVMMPGMNGLALATAIRQRYPRMPVILTSGYSDVIAERGVQGFPFIAKPYSAEQVCGMLERALDRLDA, encoded by the coding sequence ATGGCAGACCGCATCGCGAATCACGTGTGGACCGAGTCACCGCTCGGGCCACTCGAATATTGGCCCGACACGCTCAAGACCACCCTGGCACTCTGCCTGGCCTCCCGCTTTCCCCAGGCCGTGCTGTGGGGCCCGAACCTGCTGACGTTCCACAACGATGCCTTCGCCACCATCCTCGGCGACAAGCCTTCTGCCCTTGGCCGGCCGTTCAGCCTGGTGTGGGAAGAGGCCTGGAACGACATTGGCGACATGGCTCGGCGCACCCTGCAAGGCGAAGCCTTCTACATCGAGGATTTCCCGCTGACCATCGACCGCAGCGGCAGTCCCGAACGTGCGTATTTCACGTTTTGTTACAGTCCTATCCGTGACCACGAAGGTCAGGTGGTCGGCCTGCTCGACACCGTCACCGAGACGACCGCCACGGTGCTTGCCAACCAGCGCCTGCATTTTCTCGACACCTTGGGCCGCGCCGTCGCCAGCGCCACGGACCCGGCCCTGATCATGGCCATCACCACACGCATGCTCGGCGAGCACCTGAACCTGTCCAGCTGCGGCTATGGCATGGTGGACCCCGACCAGGACAGTTTCAGCATCGATGGCGACTGGGTCGCGGACGATGCACCGCGTCTGGTGGGGCGCTACCACCTGTCGCACTTCGGCAGCCTGGCGATGAGCCGTCTGCAGGCGGGCGCGCCACTGGTCATCAATGCCCCCGATGAATTGCCGCCTGCGGACTACGTCTCCTACCAGCAGATCGGCGTCTGCGCCTCGGTGTGCATGCCGCTGTTCAAGGACGGTCGACTGATCGCGCTGATGGCCGTCAACGACCGCCTGCCGCGGCGCTGGAGCGTCTACGAGCAGGCGTTGATCCGCGAAGTCACCGAGCGCTGCTGGGCGCACATCCAGCGCGTCCAGTCCTTCGCCGAAGCCCGCGCGGCGGCCACGGCCCTGGCCACCCTCAACGCCACCCTCGAACAGCGCGTCGGCGAGCGCACCGCGCAGCTGCAACATGCCGAGGCCGCCCTGCGCCAGTCGCAGAAGCTCGAAGCCATCGGCCAGTTGACCGGCGGGGTCGCGCACGACTTCAACAACCTGTTGACCATCATTCGTTCGTCGATCCACTTTCTCCAGCGGCCGGACCTCGACGAGGTCCGGCGTACACGCTACATCAAGACCATGGCCGACTCGGTCGACCGCGGCGCCAAGCTGACCGGCCAACTGCTGGCGTTCGCGCGGCGCCAGGCGCTGGTGCCGGAAACCTTCGCCGCGGCACCGCGCCTGGCAGCGATCGCCGACATGCTCGACACCGCCACCGGCGCGCGCCTGCACGTCGAACTGGAGCTGCCCGAGACTCCCTGTCACATCCATGCCGACCTAGCGCAGCTGGAGACCGCCATCGTCAACCTGGTGCTCAACGCCCGCGACGCCATGGGCGGCGAAGGGGTACTGCGCTTGTGCCTGCACCCCGACCAGGCCATTCCCAGCGTACAAGGGCAACCCTCTCTGCCGGGTCACTTTGCGGCCATTTCGGTGATCGACACCGGCACCGGCATCGCCCCCGAGCTGCTCGAGCGCATCTTCGACCCCTTCTTCACCACCAAGGCCTCCGGTCAGGGCACCGGCCTTGGCCTGTCACAGGTCTTCGGCTTCGCCAAACAGTCGGGCGGCGAAGTGCAGGTGTTCAGCGAGCCTGGCCAGCACACGACGTTCACCGTGTACCTGCCCCAGGTCGCGCAGCCCGAGCCCCCGGCGCAGGTGCCCCATGAGGCCGTCCAGCCGGCCGCCAGACACGCCACGCGCCCTCATGTACTGGTCGTCGAGGACAATGTGGACATCGGCAGCTTCGCCGAGCAGATTCTCCAGGACCATGGTTATCAGGTCAGTTGGGCACGCAATGGCGAGGCGGCCCTCGAGCGGCTGGCCGACCACGCCACCGACGTGAGCGTGGTCTTTTCGGATGTGATGATGCCAGGCATGAATGGCTTGGCGCTGGCCACGGCGATCCGCCAGCGTTACCCCCGGATGCCGGTGATCCTGACCTCGGGCTACAGCGACGTCATTGCCGAGCGCGGCGTACAGGGCTTCCCGTTCATCGCCAAGCCGTATTCGGCCGAACAGGTCTGCGGGATGCTGGAGAGAGCCCTGGATCGGCTCGATGCCTAG
- a CDS encoding choline transporter encodes MNKKNEPAELAKVNPPVFWISAILLLVLVLYASLFHTHAQDLFATIQGWIITNVSWFYILAVAVILGTVVFLALSRYGDIKLGPDHSTPDYSSTTWFAMLFSAGMGIGLMFFGVAEPVMHFAKPPFGDGGTVQAAGEAMRITFFHWGLHAWAIYAIVALILGYFSYRHGLPLTLRSALYPLIGERIYGPIGHAVDIFAIIGTVLGVATSLGFGVAQINTGLNALFGIPVSTPIQIVLIIGTTFLATLSVVSGLDKGVRRLSELNLGLAVLLMLMVIVLGPTVLILQTFVQNTGGYLSEIVSRTLNLYAYQPTDWIGGWTLFYWGWWLAWSPFVGLFIARISRGRTIREFVTGVLLVPSGFTLLWMTVFGNTAIHMILDQGLTDLAMAVDKDTSLALFAFLEHFPFASAISTLAIVMVVVFFVTSADSGAMVVDMIASNGQDKTPVRQRIFWASSMGLVAIALLLADGLKALQAATIASALPFTIALLFSMRGLLKALKLDATKRGLRHQALAISPTASRNASNWQRRLRTLAMFPRRSHVQRFIADVGRPACESVAEEWRRQGYECSVDEGEEGSVILKVGPTDDPFLYEIRPHAYAMPSFVMSDTPNEERKYFRAEVHLREGGQDHDVMGWSKDEVIGDILDHFERHMHYLHLVG; translated from the coding sequence ATGAATAAGAAGAACGAACCCGCTGAACTTGCCAAAGTCAACCCGCCGGTCTTCTGGATATCGGCGATCCTGCTACTGGTACTCGTGCTCTACGCCAGTCTGTTCCATACCCACGCGCAGGACCTGTTCGCCACGATCCAGGGCTGGATCATCACCAACGTCAGCTGGTTCTATATTCTCGCCGTCGCCGTGATCCTGGGCACCGTGGTGTTCCTGGCCCTCAGTCGCTATGGCGACATCAAGCTCGGTCCCGACCACAGCACTCCCGACTACAGCAGCACCACCTGGTTCGCCATGCTGTTCTCGGCCGGCATGGGCATCGGTCTGATGTTCTTCGGCGTCGCCGAGCCGGTGATGCACTTCGCCAAGCCGCCCTTCGGCGATGGCGGGACGGTCCAGGCAGCCGGTGAAGCCATGCGCATCACCTTCTTCCACTGGGGGCTGCACGCCTGGGCGATCTACGCCATCGTGGCGTTGATCCTGGGTTATTTCAGTTACCGGCACGGACTGCCGCTGACCTTGCGTTCAGCGCTCTATCCATTGATCGGCGAGCGCATCTACGGGCCGATCGGCCATGCCGTGGACATCTTCGCGATCATCGGCACGGTGCTGGGAGTGGCCACGTCTTTGGGCTTCGGTGTCGCGCAGATCAACACGGGTCTCAACGCCCTGTTCGGCATACCGGTGTCGACGCCGATCCAGATCGTGCTGATCATCGGGACCACGTTCCTGGCGACCTTGTCGGTGGTGTCCGGTCTGGACAAGGGCGTGCGCCGGCTGTCCGAGCTGAACCTGGGCCTGGCGGTGCTGCTGATGCTGATGGTGATCGTGCTCGGCCCGACCGTGCTGATTCTGCAGACCTTCGTGCAGAACACCGGTGGTTACCTGAGCGAGATCGTCAGCCGTACCCTGAACCTCTACGCTTATCAGCCCACTGACTGGATCGGCGGCTGGACCCTGTTCTACTGGGGCTGGTGGCTGGCCTGGTCGCCGTTCGTGGGGCTGTTCATCGCGCGGATTTCCCGTGGTCGCACCATTCGCGAATTCGTGACGGGCGTGCTGCTGGTACCGAGCGGTTTCACCTTGTTGTGGATGACCGTGTTCGGCAATACCGCCATCCACATGATCCTTGACCAAGGCCTGACGGACCTGGCCATGGCCGTGGACAAGGACACCTCGCTGGCGCTGTTCGCCTTCCTCGAGCATTTCCCGTTCGCGTCCGCCATCAGTACCCTGGCCATCGTCATGGTCGTGGTGTTCTTCGTCACCTCGGCAGACTCCGGCGCCATGGTGGTAGACATGATCGCGTCCAATGGCCAGGACAAGACGCCGGTACGCCAGCGCATCTTCTGGGCCTCGAGCATGGGCCTGGTGGCCATCGCGCTGCTGCTGGCCGACGGCCTGAAGGCGTTGCAGGCCGCCACCATCGCCAGTGCCTTGCCGTTCACCATTGCGCTGCTGTTCAGCATGCGGGGCCTGCTCAAGGCGCTCAAGCTCGACGCCACCAAGCGGGGCCTGCGTCACCAGGCCCTGGCCATCTCGCCGACGGCCTCGCGCAATGCCAGCAACTGGCAGCGCCGCCTGCGCACTTTGGCGATGTTCCCGCGCCGGTCGCACGTGCAGCGCTTCATCGCCGACGTGGGTCGCCCGGCCTGTGAATCGGTCGCCGAGGAATGGCGCCGTCAGGGGTACGAGTGCAGCGTGGACGAGGGCGAGGAGGGCAGCGTGATCCTCAAGGTCGGCCCGACCGACGACCCGTTCCTCTACGAAATCCGGCCCCATGCCTACGCCATGCCGAGCTTCGTGATGAGCGACACGCCCAATGAAGAGCGCAAGTACTTCCGTGCCGAAGTGCACCTGCGTGAAGGCGGTCAGGACCATGATGTGATGGGGTGGTCGAAGGACGAAGTGATCGGCGACATCCTCGACCACTTCGAACGGCACATGCATTACCTGCACCTGGTCGGGTGA